From the Bdellovibrio reynosensis genome, one window contains:
- a CDS encoding DUF3095 domain-containing protein: MTSYKDFLNSIPVFDDFLQVSNDQYFKLVPENWGLILTDVKGSTKAVQAGKHREVNMIGAACITAILNELNDRDLPFVFGGDGASLLVPPLSKDLAQKTMAEVQNWSMKEFGLELRSAYFDLSEVYKEGHQLLLGKHRLSPGNHTYQFRGGALKRAEDKMKQEDRSVRDDKAGSSPNLEGLTCRWEPLTAKKDLILTVLVSANGNEASAFEIYKNLLKSLRNIIGGDFKYACPVQRHNLKIKWPPETLLIEAKSRKGNFLKSFFLSSWESFVAYLFFRFNLKAGLFNPERYKEELISNSDFQKYDDLLRMVLDCSSEQVLEIEKVLTEFEEKGELVFGTHKSNQALMTCLVFSATQNQHLHFIDGAQGGYTLAAVELKKKRA, encoded by the coding sequence GTGACAAGCTATAAAGACTTTCTAAACTCCATTCCCGTTTTCGACGATTTTCTGCAAGTTTCTAATGATCAATATTTTAAGTTAGTCCCAGAAAACTGGGGCTTGATTCTTACTGACGTTAAAGGTTCTACAAAAGCCGTGCAAGCGGGCAAACACCGTGAAGTGAATATGATTGGTGCTGCTTGCATCACAGCGATTTTAAATGAACTGAATGATCGCGATCTTCCATTTGTCTTTGGTGGAGACGGCGCAAGTCTTTTAGTCCCACCACTTAGTAAAGACCTAGCACAAAAAACAATGGCTGAAGTTCAAAATTGGTCCATGAAGGAATTTGGCTTAGAATTGCGTAGTGCTTACTTTGATCTTTCTGAGGTTTACAAAGAAGGCCACCAGTTGTTGCTTGGTAAACATCGCTTATCCCCGGGCAATCATACTTATCAATTTCGCGGCGGAGCTTTAAAGCGCGCCGAAGATAAAATGAAACAAGAGGATCGTAGCGTACGCGATGATAAAGCAGGAAGTAGTCCCAATCTTGAAGGACTGACTTGTCGTTGGGAGCCTTTAACCGCAAAAAAGGATTTGATCTTGACGGTGTTAGTAAGCGCCAACGGCAATGAAGCCAGTGCTTTTGAGATTTATAAAAATCTTTTAAAATCTTTGCGCAATATCATCGGCGGCGATTTTAAATATGCCTGCCCCGTGCAACGCCATAATTTAAAAATAAAGTGGCCGCCAGAAACATTGTTAATAGAAGCAAAAAGCCGCAAAGGAAACTTTCTAAAAAGTTTTTTTCTTTCTTCGTGGGAATCGTTTGTTGCTTATCTATTTTTTCGTTTTAACTTAAAAGCCGGTCTATTCAATCCAGAGCGCTACAAGGAAGAATTAATTTCTAATTCAGATTTCCAAAAATATGACGACTTATTGCGCATGGTTTTAGATTGTTCAAGTGAACAAGTATTAGAAATTGAAAAAGTGCTAACAGAGTTTGAAGAAAAGGGCGAGCTTGTGTTTGGTACTCACAAATCCAATCAAGCTTTAATGACTTGTCTTGTTTTTTCTGCGACTCAAAACCAGCATTTGCACTTTATTGATGGCGCCCAAGGCGGCTATACCTTAGCCGCCGTCGAATTAAAAAAGAAACGCGCTTAA
- a CDS encoding S8 family peptidase, whose translation MELNFKKASCGLLFFFLGLGSELLAAVDAVPGEYVIKFKDSVSVLDVIHQLDAGAGFVIDVIPEQNTVLLRRPVFELQSSAIDILAEDPNIKIIEPNYIYHMNKSATDPMFTLMWGLKNTGQYDYQRRLGVAGMDISVDKAWDITTGSKKVIVAVIDSGIDYFHPDLKENMWTNTIELNGKSGVDDDSNGIVDDIYGANFEIPDKPTGSPWDDHGHGTHCAGTIGAKANNGIGGAGVAWEVRLMAIKFLKASGSGSLFAALKGVNYATKMGAKILNNSWGGGGVSETLKEAIEKTNEAGALFVVASGNETNDNDKNPRYPASYDVPNILTVAAVDNQGKLAEFSNYGASTVHVAAPGVNILSTINNGKYGYYSGTSMAAPHVSGLAALLSAKEPDLSGRGLKRRIVATSRSLKSLQGKTKAGLVSAHSALTVR comes from the coding sequence TTGGAGTTGAATTTTAAAAAAGCTTCTTGTGGGCTTTTGTTTTTTTTCTTAGGTCTTGGCTCTGAACTGTTGGCTGCAGTTGATGCAGTTCCTGGTGAATATGTTATTAAGTTTAAAGATTCAGTTTCTGTGCTTGATGTTATTCATCAGCTCGATGCGGGCGCGGGCTTTGTTATTGATGTGATCCCGGAACAAAACACAGTTCTTCTTCGTCGCCCTGTGTTTGAGCTGCAGTCTTCGGCTATTGATATTCTCGCAGAAGATCCAAATATTAAAATTATTGAGCCCAACTATATCTACCATATGAACAAGTCTGCCACAGACCCTATGTTTACGTTGATGTGGGGATTAAAAAATACCGGGCAATATGATTATCAGCGCCGCCTTGGTGTTGCCGGTATGGATATCTCTGTGGATAAAGCTTGGGATATCACGACAGGTTCAAAAAAAGTTATAGTTGCCGTGATTGATTCAGGAATTGATTACTTTCATCCTGATTTAAAAGAAAACATGTGGACGAACACAATAGAACTGAACGGAAAAAGTGGCGTCGATGATGACAGCAATGGAATAGTTGATGATATCTACGGTGCCAATTTCGAAATTCCAGATAAGCCCACCGGCAGTCCTTGGGATGATCATGGCCATGGCACCCACTGCGCTGGTACCATTGGGGCTAAAGCCAATAATGGCATTGGTGGCGCTGGTGTAGCGTGGGAAGTTCGCCTTATGGCGATTAAATTCTTAAAGGCATCTGGCAGTGGTTCGTTATTCGCGGCTTTAAAAGGTGTTAACTACGCAACCAAAATGGGAGCAAAAATTTTAAACAATTCATGGGGTGGTGGTGGAGTTTCAGAAACTCTGAAAGAAGCCATTGAAAAAACGAACGAAGCGGGCGCCCTGTTTGTTGTCGCCTCTGGAAATGAAACAAATGACAATGATAAAAATCCCCGTTACCCAGCTTCTTATGATGTGCCAAATATTCTGACCGTCGCTGCTGTTGATAACCAAGGTAAGCTTGCTGAATTTTCAAACTATGGTGCAAGCACAGTGCATGTGGCAGCACCAGGGGTTAACATTCTTTCGACTATTAACAATGGGAAGTATGGTTATTACAGCGGTACGTCCATGGCAGCGCCGCACGTTTCCGGCTTAGCGGCTCTTCTTTCTGCAAAAGAACCAGACCTTTCGGGCCGTGGTCTAAAAAGAAGAATCGTTGCAACATCACGCTCATTAAAATCCTTACAAGGAAAAACCAAAGCGGGATTGGTCAGCGCACATTCAGCACTGACAGTTCGTTAG
- a CDS encoding S8 family serine peptidase — MVRLIGRAFTAGLVGVIFTAANSFAAAPESVPGEYIVKLKDTVSAQSSVHTLSQALGSYVKSTIPGQNIVVIKRPVFEIQSNVIKTLSENPLVDIVEPNFIYRINKTSNDPLLGNLWGIKNTGQQDSQRREGIAGMDVGAEQAWDITTGNRDIIVAVIDTGIDYNHPDLKENLWINEAEAKGQAGVDDDNNGIVDDIHGANFVDSNKPTGNPLDDHGHGSHCSGTIGATGNDGRGIVGVAWNVRLMGVKFLSASGSGSLEGALKGIDYAVKMGAVILSNSWGGGGYSETLKQAIERSHQANTLFVAAAGNESNNNDANPTYPATYDVANIVSVAAVDNRGQIASFSNYGKTKVHVGAPGVNVYSSIKGGGYDSWSGTSMAAPHVSGMAVLLKSNEPNLSNVEMKERIVTTAKPIAGLRGKSKAGMANAYAMLTNTLPQPDPNDPANWATVAVSVSSAHPYKEKTNETYEVRVPGAQQIALYFSKFDTERDYDKVELYDASGKKLASISGKNDDSFSTPIPGEYVKIVFTSDDSVNRYGFDITKAAWK; from the coding sequence ATGGTTAGGCTTATCGGAAGAGCCTTCACAGCAGGCCTTGTAGGAGTGATTTTTACGGCAGCTAATTCTTTTGCAGCAGCTCCTGAATCAGTACCGGGCGAATATATCGTAAAACTAAAGGATACAGTTTCTGCTCAATCCTCTGTCCACACTTTGAGCCAAGCTCTTGGTTCATATGTTAAGTCTACCATTCCGGGTCAAAACATCGTGGTGATTAAGCGCCCGGTTTTTGAAATTCAATCTAACGTTATCAAAACACTTTCCGAAAATCCGTTGGTTGATATCGTTGAACCGAACTTCATTTATCGCATCAATAAAACTTCAAATGATCCTTTGTTGGGAAATCTTTGGGGGATCAAAAACACAGGACAACAAGACTCTCAACGCCGTGAAGGTATTGCCGGAATGGATGTGGGCGCGGAGCAAGCTTGGGACATCACAACTGGTAACAGAGATATAATTGTTGCGGTGATCGATACTGGTATCGATTACAACCATCCGGATTTGAAAGAAAATCTTTGGATCAATGAAGCTGAAGCCAAAGGTCAAGCGGGAGTGGATGACGACAACAACGGTATCGTCGATGACATCCATGGTGCTAACTTCGTAGATTCGAATAAACCAACTGGAAATCCTCTAGATGACCACGGTCACGGTTCACACTGCTCTGGCACTATCGGTGCTACAGGTAACGATGGTCGCGGGATCGTGGGTGTAGCTTGGAACGTGCGTTTGATGGGCGTTAAGTTCCTATCAGCTAGTGGTTCTGGTTCATTAGAAGGCGCACTTAAAGGTATCGACTACGCAGTTAAGATGGGCGCAGTGATTCTTTCAAACTCTTGGGGTGGCGGTGGCTATTCTGAAACTTTAAAACAAGCAATTGAAAGATCTCACCAAGCAAATACACTTTTCGTAGCTGCTGCTGGTAATGAATCAAACAACAACGACGCAAACCCTACCTACCCTGCTACTTATGATGTTGCGAACATCGTTTCTGTCGCGGCTGTTGATAACCGCGGTCAAATTGCTTCTTTTTCTAACTACGGTAAAACAAAAGTGCACGTTGGTGCTCCGGGTGTGAATGTTTATTCGTCTATCAAAGGTGGCGGTTATGATTCATGGTCAGGAACTTCAATGGCAGCTCCTCACGTGTCAGGTATGGCGGTACTTCTAAAAAGTAATGAGCCGAATCTTTCAAACGTCGAAATGAAAGAAAGAATCGTTACAACAGCAAAACCAATCGCCGGTCTTCGAGGAAAATCAAAAGCAGGTATGGCGAATGCTTATGCGATGTTAACGAACACTCTTCCGCAGCCAGATCCAAACGATCCAGCAAACTGGGCAACTGTTGCAGTCAGTGTTTCTTCTGCACATCCATACAAAGAAAAAACGAACGAAACATATGAAGTTCGTGTACCAGGCGCACAACAAATCGCTTTATACTTCTCTAAATTCGACACAGAAAGAGATTACGATAAGGTCGAATTGTACGATGCTTCTGGAAAAAAATTAGCCTCAATTAGCGGTAAAAACGATGATTCATTCTCTACACCAATTCCTGGCGAGTATGTGAAAATCGTGTTCACTTCAGATGATTCAGTGAACCGTTATGGTTTCGACATTACAAAAGCTGCTTGGAAATAA
- a CDS encoding succinate dehydrogenase/fumarate reductase iron-sulfur subunit, which yields MAGKLLNLTLKVWRQKGPKDQGGFVEYQAKNVSEDASFLEMLDAVNEELISKGDEPIAFDHDCREGICGSCGFVIDGEAHGRLRSTTVCQLHMRNFDDGEVLTLEPWRAQAFPVIKDLMVNRSALDRIISAGGYISENAGNAVDANSILVPKADADEAMSSATCIGCGACVAACKNASAALFTSAKISHMALLPQGQVERKERAIKMVGAMDAEGFGSCTTTGACEVACPKDISLTNISRMNREFFVASATQRPKHKDGGAG from the coding sequence ATGGCTGGAAAATTATTGAATCTAACATTGAAAGTATGGCGCCAAAAAGGTCCTAAGGATCAGGGTGGTTTCGTGGAATATCAGGCTAAGAACGTTTCTGAAGATGCTTCTTTCTTGGAAATGCTTGATGCAGTTAATGAAGAATTGATTTCTAAAGGCGACGAACCAATTGCCTTTGATCACGATTGCCGTGAAGGAATCTGTGGATCATGTGGATTTGTGATCGATGGCGAAGCCCATGGCCGCCTTCGTTCAACAACAGTCTGCCAATTGCACATGAGAAATTTTGATGACGGTGAAGTTCTGACTTTAGAACCGTGGAGAGCCCAAGCTTTTCCAGTGATCAAAGACTTGATGGTGAATAGATCTGCTTTAGACCGCATCATTTCAGCTGGTGGTTACATCTCTGAAAATGCCGGAAATGCAGTGGATGCAAACTCAATCCTAGTTCCTAAGGCAGACGCTGATGAAGCGATGTCTTCGGCAACTTGTATTGGTTGTGGAGCTTGCGTGGCTGCTTGTAAAAATGCTTCTGCAGCCCTATTCACTTCAGCAAAAATCTCTCACATGGCTTTGCTTCCGCAAGGTCAGGTTGAAAGAAAAGAACGCGCAATTAAAATGGTTGGCGCGATGGATGCTGAAGGTTTTGGATCGTGCACGACAACGGGTGCGTGTGAAGTGGCTTGTCCTAAGGACATCTCATTAACAAATATCTCGCGCATGAATCGTGAGTTCTTTGTGGCTAGCGCGACTCAACGTCCGAAACATAAAGACGGCGGCGCTGGTTAG
- a CDS encoding electron transfer flavoprotein subunit beta/FixA family protein, whose product MKIFVCIKQVPDTETKIKISPDQTGIDSAGIKWVLNPYDEYAVEEAVKLRDANPGSQVWVLSAGPKTRVVESLRTALAMGADEAIVINAENLDNFATAKALAEVIKAEGGAKVIFSGKLAIDDNASSVSQMLAEFLNVPHSTVVSKFTFAGENVVVERDVEGGAKEVVQMMTPAVVGANKGLNMPRYASLPGIMKAKKKVIKEVEFASLNIPATDVKVKYSGMTLPAEKPPVKMISGDAAAQASELVKLLRDEAKVL is encoded by the coding sequence ATGAAGATTTTTGTGTGTATCAAGCAGGTGCCTGACACCGAAACAAAGATTAAAATCTCTCCCGACCAAACCGGTATCGACTCGGCGGGAATTAAATGGGTTTTAAACCCTTATGACGAATACGCAGTAGAAGAAGCTGTGAAGCTTCGCGACGCAAACCCAGGTTCGCAAGTTTGGGTACTTAGCGCAGGACCAAAGACTCGCGTTGTTGAATCTTTGCGTACGGCCTTGGCGATGGGTGCTGATGAAGCCATCGTAATCAATGCTGAAAACCTTGATAATTTTGCAACTGCAAAAGCTTTAGCAGAAGTGATTAAAGCTGAAGGCGGAGCAAAAGTTATTTTCTCTGGCAAACTTGCGATTGATGATAACGCTTCTTCAGTAAGCCAAATGTTAGCTGAATTCTTAAATGTTCCTCACTCCACGGTGGTTTCTAAATTCACATTTGCTGGTGAAAACGTAGTGGTTGAGCGTGATGTTGAAGGCGGAGCTAAAGAAGTTGTGCAAATGATGACTCCAGCAGTTGTTGGTGCGAACAAGGGTTTAAATATGCCTCGTTACGCAAGTCTTCCTGGCATCATGAAGGCTAAAAAGAAAGTTATCAAAGAAGTTGAATTCGCATCTTTGAACATTCCTGCAACTGACGTGAAAGTAAAATACTCTGGCATGACACTTCCTGCAGAAAAACCACCTGTGAAAATGATTTCAGGTGATGCTGCGGCTCAAGCAAGTGAGCTTGTTAAACTTCTTCGCGACGAAGCGAAAGTTCTGTAA
- a CDS encoding fumarate reductase/succinate dehydrogenase flavoprotein subunit, which produces MSKKLDSKIPSGPIEKKWESSKFNYKLVNPANKRKHSVIVVGTGLAGASAAASLGELGYKVKAFCIHDSPRRAHSVAAQGGINAAKNYQNDGDSTYRLFYDTVKGGDFRAREANVFRLAEVSANIIDQMVAQGVPFAREYGGTLANRSFGGAQVSRTFYARGQTGQQLLLGAYSEMMRQVDAGTVELRTRREMLDLVMIDGKARGIVVRNLNTGEIESHEADAVIIASGGYSNVFFLSTNAMNCAVTAAWKAHKRGAYFANPCFTQIHPTCIPVHGENQSKLTLMSESLRNDGRVWVPKAQGDKRHPNEIPENERDYYLERVYPSFGNLAPRDVASRQAKYRCDEGRGVNETGKAVYLDFKDAIQRLGVDKISERYGNLFEMYEKITGDNPYKMPMMIYPAPHYTMGGLWVDYNLESTIPGLFVAGEANFSDHGANRLGASALMQGLADGYFVLPSTIGNYIGGTKLEKVSATHDAFKAAEDGVKKEIQKLMSIQGNRTVDSFHKELGHIMWEYCGMARNEQGLKKALELIPKLKEEFWQNVRVPGDANYLNVELEKAGRVADFIELGELMCRDALERKESCGGHYREEYQIDGEAKRDDANFCHVAAWEYNGDGVPETRHTEELQFENVHLATRSYK; this is translated from the coding sequence ATGTCTAAAAAACTTGATAGTAAAATCCCTAGTGGCCCTATTGAAAAAAAATGGGAAAGTTCAAAGTTCAACTATAAGCTGGTGAACCCTGCGAACAAAAGAAAACATTCTGTCATCGTAGTTGGTACTGGTCTTGCCGGTGCTTCAGCGGCCGCTTCTTTGGGTGAGCTTGGTTATAAAGTAAAAGCATTCTGTATTCATGATTCCCCTCGCCGCGCCCATTCCGTGGCGGCTCAAGGTGGTATTAATGCTGCGAAAAACTACCAAAACGATGGCGACTCAACTTACCGTCTTTTCTACGACACTGTAAAAGGTGGCGACTTCCGGGCACGTGAAGCCAACGTTTTCCGCTTAGCTGAAGTATCTGCAAACATCATTGATCAAATGGTGGCTCAAGGCGTGCCATTTGCTCGTGAATACGGCGGAACTTTAGCAAACCGTTCATTCGGTGGTGCGCAAGTTTCAAGAACATTCTATGCCCGCGGTCAAACTGGTCAGCAGCTTTTATTAGGTGCTTACTCTGAAATGATGAGACAAGTGGACGCTGGCACAGTAGAGCTTCGCACTCGTCGCGAGATGCTTGATCTAGTGATGATCGATGGAAAAGCTCGCGGTATCGTTGTTCGTAACTTAAACACCGGCGAAATTGAATCCCACGAGGCTGATGCAGTTATTATTGCCAGCGGTGGTTATTCTAACGTGTTCTTCCTTTCTACGAATGCTATGAACTGCGCGGTGACAGCAGCTTGGAAAGCTCACAAACGTGGCGCTTACTTTGCGAACCCTTGCTTCACGCAAATCCATCCAACGTGCATTCCTGTACACGGTGAAAACCAATCAAAACTGACATTGATGTCTGAATCTCTTCGTAATGATGGGCGCGTATGGGTTCCTAAGGCCCAAGGTGACAAACGTCATCCAAACGAGATTCCAGAAAACGAAAGAGATTACTATCTAGAGCGAGTTTACCCTTCATTTGGTAACTTGGCTCCGCGTGACGTTGCTTCCCGCCAAGCGAAGTACCGTTGTGATGAAGGCCGTGGCGTAAATGAAACTGGTAAAGCCGTTTACCTAGATTTCAAAGATGCCATCCAGCGCTTAGGTGTAGATAAAATTTCTGAGCGTTACGGAAATCTTTTTGAAATGTATGAAAAGATCACAGGCGATAACCCATACAAAATGCCAATGATGATCTACCCTGCTCCACACTACACTATGGGTGGCTTGTGGGTTGATTATAACTTGGAATCTACTATTCCAGGTCTTTTCGTAGCGGGTGAAGCTAACTTCTCTGACCACGGGGCAAATCGTTTGGGTGCTTCGGCGTTGATGCAAGGTTTGGCTGACGGTTACTTTGTATTGCCATCAACAATCGGCAACTACATCGGTGGAACGAAACTAGAAAAAGTTTCTGCTACCCATGATGCATTTAAAGCAGCTGAAGACGGCGTTAAAAAAGAAATTCAAAAACTAATGTCTATCCAAGGTAACCGCACAGTGGACAGCTTCCATAAAGAACTTGGTCACATCATGTGGGAATACTGTGGAATGGCTCGTAATGAACAAGGTTTGAAAAAAGCCTTAGAACTAATACCAAAATTGAAAGAAGAATTCTGGCAAAACGTGCGCGTTCCAGGTGATGCAAATTACTTGAACGTTGAGCTTGAAAAAGCGGGCCGTGTTGCTGACTTCATCGAGCTTGGTGAGTTGATGTGCCGTGATGCTTTAGAACGCAAAGAATCATGCGGTGGTCACTATCGTGAAGAATACCAAATTGACGGTGAAGCAAAACGTGATGACGCGAATTTCTGCCACGTAGCTGCTTGGGAATACAACGGCGATGGCGTTCCTGAAACTCGTCATACAGAAGAACTTCAATTTGAAAACGTTCACTTAGCAACTCGTAGCTATAAATAA
- a CDS encoding succinate dehydrogenase cytochrome b subunit encodes MLSGFLGSTVGKKYVMGITGLIWAGFVLAHMAGNLLIFISNDAYNAYGHALTSGNLIYVAETVLVLALLVHVYMAFSLTAANRAAKQQKYAVQAKGAKRVSLASRTMAIQGSLILVFVILHIATFKFGTYYETNVNGVVMRDLAKLMEEVFQSPAYVAWYVVALILLGFHLSHGVGSTFQSLGLMEGTYRPVWAKLSIAYAVIVALGFIAQPLYLFLTR; translated from the coding sequence ATGTTGTCTGGGTTTCTCGGTTCCACCGTCGGGAAGAAATACGTGATGGGAATTACAGGTCTGATTTGGGCTGGCTTTGTGCTAGCGCATATGGCGGGTAATTTATTAATTTTTATTAGTAACGATGCCTACAATGCTTACGGGCACGCACTAACAAGCGGTAATTTAATTTACGTTGCTGAAACGGTTTTGGTTTTAGCTTTGCTTGTGCACGTGTACATGGCCTTTTCACTCACTGCTGCTAACCGCGCAGCTAAACAACAGAAGTATGCAGTACAGGCTAAGGGCGCGAAAAGAGTTTCCCTTGCTTCACGTACGATGGCAATCCAAGGATCTTTGATCCTGGTTTTCGTTATTCTTCATATCGCTACTTTTAAGTTCGGCACCTACTATGAAACGAACGTGAATGGCGTGGTGATGCGTGACCTAGCAAAACTGATGGAAGAAGTTTTCCAAAGCCCAGCTTATGTTGCTTGGTATGTGGTTGCTTTGATTCTTTTAGGTTTCCATCTTAGTCACGGTGTTGGCTCCACATTCCAATCTTTGGGATTGATGGAAGGCACTTACCGCCCCGTGTGGGCAAAGCTAAGCATCGCTTACGCGGTGATCGTAGCTTTAGGTTTTATCGCTCAACCTCTTTATCTTTTCCTCACGCGCTAA
- a CDS encoding S8 family serine peptidase: MKKSFLFLLFLIFQFPILSQAGKIKTVPGEFVVKLKPQLSVHSPRHEIEARLKSTVISTIPEQNIVVIRRPVFELQEEVVKILSENPWVDIAEPNYIYKASRIPNDPMLGLLWGLRNIGQSDIDRNPGVRDMDIDAEKAWDITTGSKKILVAIIDSGVEYTHPDLVENIWVNEKEENGKEGVDDDNNGIIDDIHGANFVKADKPTGDPLDDYGHGTHVAGTLGAIGDDAMGIVGVAWHVTMLPVKFLDEEGEGTLDAAIKAINYANKMGAKILSNSWGGGGYSANLKLAIEESHKANALFVASAGNDENDNDKTPSYPANYEVANVISVAAITNKGQLADFSNYGRYTVDVAAPGVNIYSSYLYGDYTSMSGTSMAVPHVSGIAALMWSDKPDLLNTRVRSRIMATSKRVGNLKIRRGIANAYYALTNTEWPDPADPANWSKVNLKFSTAHPYAANTRQEFIVDIPQAKRISLYFSLFNTEADFDKVELFDQNGTKVTEIFGRNNGLYTAPIEGHTVKVVFTSDGSVNRYGFDLTKAAWQ, translated from the coding sequence GTGAAAAAGAGCTTTTTATTTCTGTTATTCCTGATCTTTCAATTTCCAATTTTATCTCAAGCAGGAAAAATTAAGACAGTACCCGGGGAATTCGTCGTAAAACTAAAGCCGCAATTGTCAGTGCATTCACCTCGCCACGAAATTGAAGCTCGTCTGAAATCCACAGTGATATCCACAATTCCAGAACAAAATATCGTCGTGATCCGTAGACCCGTATTTGAATTGCAAGAAGAAGTAGTCAAAATACTTTCTGAAAATCCTTGGGTTGATATCGCTGAGCCAAATTATATTTACAAAGCTTCGCGTATCCCGAATGACCCGATGTTGGGATTGTTGTGGGGATTAAGAAATATAGGTCAATCTGATATAGATCGTAATCCGGGCGTAAGGGATATGGATATTGACGCCGAAAAAGCCTGGGATATCACGACAGGTTCAAAAAAAATCTTAGTCGCCATCATTGATTCAGGGGTGGAATACACTCACCCCGACTTAGTAGAAAATATTTGGGTGAATGAAAAAGAGGAAAACGGAAAAGAAGGAGTTGATGATGATAACAATGGCATCATCGATGACATCCATGGCGCAAACTTTGTAAAAGCCGACAAACCAACAGGAGACCCCCTTGATGATTATGGGCACGGCACCCATGTCGCAGGAACATTGGGAGCGATTGGTGACGATGCCATGGGGATTGTGGGCGTAGCGTGGCACGTGACAATGCTTCCGGTAAAATTTTTAGACGAAGAAGGCGAAGGCACATTGGATGCCGCCATCAAAGCAATTAATTACGCAAACAAAATGGGTGCAAAGATACTTTCAAACTCTTGGGGTGGTGGCGGCTATTCTGCCAATTTAAAATTAGCCATTGAAGAATCCCATAAAGCCAACGCCTTGTTCGTAGCTTCTGCAGGTAACGATGAAAACGATAACGATAAGACCCCTTCTTATCCAGCGAACTATGAGGTTGCTAACGTTATTTCTGTTGCTGCCATTACCAACAAAGGTCAGCTTGCTGATTTTAGTAACTATGGACGCTACACGGTTGATGTCGCTGCACCTGGTGTGAATATTTATTCATCTTATCTATATGGTGATTACACTTCTATGTCTGGAACATCGATGGCAGTTCCCCATGTATCTGGAATTGCAGCCCTAATGTGGAGTGATAAACCAGATCTTTTAAATACACGCGTGCGCTCGCGAATCATGGCAACATCTAAGCGAGTGGGAAATTTAAAAATCCGTCGAGGTATTGCTAACGCCTATTACGCCCTTACCAACACCGAATGGCCAGATCCTGCGGATCCGGCAAACTGGAGTAAGGTAAATTTAAAATTTTCTACGGCCCACCCTTATGCTGCAAACACTCGCCAAGAATTTATCGTAGATATCCCACAAGCTAAGCGCATCTCTTTATACTTTTCGCTTTTCAATACGGAAGCTGATTTTGATAAAGTTGAACTTTTTGATCAAAACGGAACCAAGGTGACAGAGATTTTTGGGCGCAACAACGGGCTTTATACGGCACCCATTGAAGGCCACACAGTCAAAGTAGTTTTCACTTCTGATGGCTCGGTGAATCGTTATGGATTTGATTTAACCAAGGCTGCTTGGCAGTAG